Proteins encoded within one genomic window of Cyprinus carpio isolate SPL01 chromosome A15, ASM1834038v1, whole genome shotgun sequence:
- the LOC109103198 gene encoding complement C1q tumor necrosis factor-related protein 5 — translation MTSLQTWPLSLLLVIAVHCSNSLEDNKIPSFCTGSPGIPGSPGLHGSPGQPGRDGRDGRDAQPGEKGETGERGEPGQPGVRGLTGDRGDPGGKGERGSPGECAVAPKSAFSAKLSESRTSPLVVGDAVRFDKIILNEQGDYNPETGRFTCRVPGVYYFTVHATVYRSSLQFDLIKNGHTMASYFQIFGNWSKPASLSGGTLAHLIPGDQVWVQMALGEYTGFYSSPKTDSTFTGFLVYSDWKNSAVFA, via the exons ATGACATCTCTGCAGACATGGCCTCTTTCATTGCTGCTTGTTATTGCAGTACATTGTTCCAACTCGCTTGAAGACAACAAGATCCCCAGTTTTTGCACAGGAAGCCCAGGTATCCCAGGATCCCCTGGGTTGCATGGCAGCCCTGGTCAGCCCGGCAGGGATGGACGAGACGGTCGTGATGCTCAACCCGGAGAGAAAGGGGAAACAGGGGAAAGAGGAGAACCAG GTCAGCCGGGTGTGAGGGGCCTTACAGGAGACCGAGGGGATCCAGgaggaaagggagagagaggaagCCCGGGTGAGTGTGCGGTGGCCCCCAAATCAGCTTTTAGCGCCAAACTGTCTGAGTCCCGCACAAGCCCACTGGTGGTAGGGGACGCGGTGCGCTTCGacaaaatcattttgaatgagCAGGGGGATTACAATCCCGAAACGGGACGATTCACCTGCAGAGTGCCAGGCGTTTACTACTTCACCGTTCACGCCACAGTCTACCGCTCCAGCTTGCAGTTTGACCTTATAAAGAATGGACACACCATGGCCTCCTACTTTCAGATCTTTGGTAACTGGTCCAAACCAGCCTCTCTGTCTGGAGGGACACTAGCACACTTGATTCCAGGAGATCAGGTGTGGGTACAGATGGCCCTGGGCGAGTACACTGGCTTTTACTCCAGCCCGAAGACAGACAGCACTTTCACTGGTTTCCTAGTGTACTCAGACTGGAAAAACTCTGCTGTTTTTGCATAG